TTTAAATACAATTTATGTAAAACATTTTTGTTCACTTTCATCTCTTAATTAAGGTGTATCAATGCCTATTTGCATGAGTGCAGATGAATAGCAAGACATATAGTTTCATGTACTTTCTAAAGTCTTGAACCAATGTGAGTGTGTACAAGGTTAATTGAATTAGATGATTAATTGTATAAATATAAGTTGGTTTTGGATATATAATGAAAAGTTATATTAAGATAAGTTTTATTCAACGGGTATGTAAACATGAAACCCTCTCTCTATGTTAATGTTTGAAATTGGGAATTTGGGATGAAGGAAATGTCCTTTTCAAAGTTTCCGTTGAGTAAAGGGATAATCTGGTTGTTTTCAGGTCAGTGCCCTCTCACCTCAACGAAAGTGATCTCGTCTCATCTGCCTTGGAATAAGGAGCTAGCCTGATGCATCTGTACGCATCACTCGCATAAGACAACAGTTTTGAAAAAGTAACAGTGACCTTCCACCCTTCGAACAAAATATTAATGTAACAGTATGTCTCTTCCATCTCATGCACTTCCATTGATTACTGCAgcttaaaataatcactttctTTTGGATTAGATGATTAGAATTACTGTTGCTGCGCGACCAACATTCCCTCAGCCACATACAAATCTTATAATTcagtcctttttataagaattaaTTATGTTATACATTAATAATCTAGTTCTGTTGGTattaatcaaaatattattgCTAGTATTTCTCATAAACACGTCATCTACCTCTACCTTGAATGCTTTGTCATTTTCCATCAACGGATTTCTAAGATAAAAATTGGGGATACCAGGCATTGAAAATGATGTTGCTTTTGCTGCAACTTGTCGTTTCTATCATGtgcacatttttctttttaagctAAGAATTATAATTCTTCTACGCTATATAATTATACTTCTTACCAATAAATACTGTTGAACATATTTCCTAATATTCTTAGGAATATTTAagcatatatataaataatttcttTCCAGACAGATATTTTTTGTGCACAGAAGATTTGAATAATTATACATACACACCTCTTTTTAAGGTGTAAGAGGTgtaagaggtggaatgaggagagagataggaagaaagaaaaaagtaagaaagagaaagtatgagatgtgatagatgataagaggagagagataaaaacaaaaagaggtggaaatgaagtgttttaaaaatgaggtgtgtatatatcattactccagAAGATTTAAATGAGTACAGTATACTGGAAAGCCAAAGGaactttttataatattttttcttttgtttgcatGAAAAGATTCAATGACCAATTGACCATCCCAACTGAAAAAAGAGTGTCTGACCTGCGCACCACCAATAACCAGTGACAATGTTGACCAAAAAGTATGCTAATTTAGTTGtgcaatttgaatttgaaagtaTCTATACAATTTAGGAAGCACCTAGCTAGGGTGGAAATAACAAACCTATGCCTATAAATATATACACAATAATGTCAAAGGCGAGGGTGTAAATTCAACAGCAGTTGAATAGGAAGCAAGGACCTTATCTGTGGTCAAAACGTCTCACAATCCAGTGTATCTGCAAGGAACAAAAGAACACCCAAATTAAACACTATAGTCAATTAAAGTTTGTAAACTTTTCCCAACACAAAGCAGCTAGCATAGCATGGAGCAGTATCTTACAATGTTGTTTTCTGGTTTACGCCAATAAAATCCTTGGATAGAAATCACAGCTAAGTTTGAAGATACAAGGACAAATATACTCAACGAGTGCTTTCCCATCCACTCCAATACACTTGTGAAACACCTGTGGCCGTAAACATCTACCTGCAGTGTGCGAAAATGAATTATAATTTGGTCAAATTGGGTTTGTTCCAAACAAACAAAGTGATCCCTATAAATAATGCCAATGATAAACCTTTGACATCATGCAGTCATTATAGGGAAGGGAAAGGGATCACTTTGTTTGCAACAGTACATAGATTTAAATCTTCAAGCTCATTATATCCCCCTAAAATAAAAggaattatatataatatatatgtcCAGGTAGTTTTCTACTTTCACAGCACATGGAACTCACCAGAACATATAGAGCAATGAATGTGAAACCAGAGCCTGCCGAAGTAACCAGCATATAACTGACTGTGTACAGTGACTTATTTAGAGGAATTCCTGAAAATGAAAGGGGAAAAGaggtaaaaaataaatacaacattTTCTAAGGCATCAGAAGTTGGTTAGCTGATGACCAGATAACCATGACTATAAAGAGAGAATGCTCAAATTATCATCAGTCAGTATTTAGTAACTTCTAGTAGGTATTTGATAAGCTGAAGATACCCATAGAAAGTTTACTACACAAACCTATTAATGCCATGAACAATCCAAGGATTAAAAATGAAGCTGAAAAACACAGCCAGTTGTTTAGGCGTCCCTTGTGGTCCTACAGTACAAGTATACAGAAAAAAAGGTCAGTTTTCTCAGCTCTACCAGGCAATCAAGAAGAAAATCTCAAGCTACAATGCAAGAGGATGTGGAAAAACAAGCTACAAGGGGAATTAGTGTTATACTATAGATTTAAAACTTTAAAGAACTCTTATAATTGAAAAAGCTAAAATTTTACAGGCTGTGAGGGTTCAGTAAACTTGATACATGATCTCACCTCTAGATGCGCAAGCACATGACCATATTGAAGTCCAATTATGCACGAAACTGCGGCTGTTATGGAGCTGTAAACCATTTGAAAAGAATTACAAAATGACTTCTGTTGGTACCAATCAACGTAACGCGGTTACTAATATAAAGCATACAACCAAGTCCAACACTCAGTTTGCTTTTAGATAAATCTTCATTGCCAAGCTATCGATAGGGAATATGAAAAGAATGTAAGCACCAGAAAAAAATGAGAAGATTGTAATGATATTTGCAATTTACTTTGTAGAAATAAACTTTTCAGGTTTATGAATCAATCATGGAAATCGGAATTCTAAGGAATCAATTCACAGGTGATCACATCATTCAGCACAATGGATAACAAACAAACAGGAGTACTGttccaaaaaaaataaggaCCTATAGGTCAATATTAATTGAAAGTACATAAGAACTTTGTCTTTCAGAAAGTGGAAATCCTATTGAAAGTGCATAAGAACTTCGTCTTTCAAAAAGTAGAAATCCTTTGAAGTTTATATGGATCAATGTCTATGTTCTATAATGATGCCTGCAAGGCTGCCAAACTTATTGAAGATCATCACTTCAGTAGTTCAGTACAGTGATTGAACCTGTTCTGACAAAAGGACTCATCAACAAGGAGATCATTTTTTCATAAGAGTTTAAAAGGAAAATCAACCAGGTTTGATTTTGAATAATATCACTTGGACCTTGTTACATTGTCTCAATAACTAGCAATGGAATACTTTGCTTAAAGAAGATTTCTAGAAGGTACATCTTCTAATGTTTCTACATTATGTATCACATGAGGCCGAGTGCGTTTAATCAGCATGCCATTTTCTCTATTTCACTTATAAAAGTGTACGGTTATAGTTCCATGAGATAACTAATCAGAAAGAAGATCACATTAAACTACAAAAGAAGCTTCAATTTGCACCCAGCATACTTGTCTTTAACTTAACAAGATATAACGTAGACTTAGACTACTCAACATGGAGGAATTTAACTAATGGAATTGCAGGGGATTTTTGAAAGTCTAGACTGGTCACCTTAAAATGCCTTCTGGATCAAAAGGAGCATGGCACCAAGATGGTGAACTATCTGGAACGTGACCCTTGCCAGATATATTACACTCCTGGAAGTTAGATCATTAAAAGGCATTAATATGTCATATTATGTAGTAAAAGTGTAAAACATCAAGCAAGGAAATGGGACTAATCTATATCTCAAAAGCTGTTTGCCTAGGGGATATTCACGAAAAAGAAACGCGATCAACGATCAATTATAAGAAACCTTGAGATTTCTGTAAACAGGCTTTCTGTACAGATGGTCAAGACGAAGAATATAGCGATCAATCATTCCAGCAGAGTTACAGGCAGGTCCAAGATCACCTCTCACTGAACAATTCACCTGGTATTGAATTGAGAACCTTGTGAGCATTATGAAGTTGCAAACAAatgaattttaaatatgagtGAGCAGGTAaactttttgaaaattaataagCATTGGATAACTATCTTCAGTCTTCACAGTCAAAATTTAGAAGAATTCATATATGAAATCAACAGTGAGACATGTGAATATTCATATTAGAATCAGAAAGAGGACCATCGATGACCCACCAGTTGTACATTTCCTCCCTAACCTTAAACAAAGATATCTGAGACTAGCAAATAGAAACAATTTTCTTTCACCATAAATTTTTCAATATTGTGCAACATGTCAAACCCGAAACAAAGAAGCACACAAAAGATAGCAAGATGAGGAGTGAGGGGTGCTGAGCCCACCGTGTAAACCTTGCCACCATCTGTTGGAGGCAACAAAGAGGTCGATGCTGATACATGGAACTGCCAATCCGGAACATATAGACCATACAGTAGTGCCGAGTAAATCCCCAACAATATCACTGCTAAAAACCTGTATAAAAATATTGGtaaaattaagaggaaaggaATAGTAGATAAAAGAAATACAAATACATTAAGTTACTCAAAGAATAAATTTTGCTAATTTAAGTAAATGTAAAATGGAGTAATCCTGTTATTTTAAATGTATGTAACTAATTTTCTATTAACATCTTTGAGTTGGGACTTTGGAGAGTACCAAGCTAGATGTACTACATGCTGATGCAGCAACTAGTTGTCTAAAGTGAACAATCATTGTGATTATGATCTAGCATGAATTTTATTTTGGGACCATCTTTACAGACATATTCGGTCCAACAGATATAatgatttgaaaaataaaaatgataaagaaGGTCTCACCAATGCAAGTAATAACTTCTGAAGAAACCTGATTCTTTCCATCTAAGGACTGGAAGCCAGATCTCACATAGAGCAGCAACAATGTATCCAATAGATATCCTCTGGATTCATGGATCATCAATTCAAATTTGTTAGCTACTGCGTTATGCTATTAGTCAGCAAGAAACAGCTAAGTCAACAAGTAGTCAAAAGATTATCAAATTGACGATGACCTGTAAAATGCCGAGCCATCGAATTGTTTCAATGTCAACACCATAAGTCAAGGAAGTTATCCCATGAAAATAACCACCTGAAATGAATACATGCCATTATGAATGTTTCACCTTGTAAAACTAGTATGACAGTAACACCTGGTTGCTAGTTGCTAGTGCAAAGAAATTGGGTGAACATGGTCTAATTAAATATACATGCATTGGCAGGTTTAAGGATTTAGAAGATATTACCTTGAAGAGCAATACCAAGTATAAAGAGTTTGGCAGCTTTAACTAAGGCTTTCCATGTAACTTGTGTTCTGCTGGGCCTTCTCTGACGTTTTGTTAGAACAAAAAAATAAAGGGTTTTGATTAATTCTACTTGGTAGGTGGAGTGAAAATGCTAGCTGTATTGAAGGGGAATCGAATTTAATGATAAAGGAGTGGGGAGTGGGACTGAGAAGGTACCTTATAAACAAGCGAGAGAGAGATTCCAGCGATAAATAGAAAGAATGGCATGACGAGATCAGCTAAATGAATACCATTCCAAGGGGCGTGAGAAATGATGGGGAAGATGGAGGCACCATAATCGACCAATATCATGAGCTGAAAACAAAAGATGGCTTCATGTTTAAGCAAAAACTAACAGAAATAAAGCAATAGTACATGTTCATTCAATTTCGAAAGAGAGAGTGAAATTACAAAAACGGAGAGGCCACGGAAGACGTCAAGGGAGGCGATTCGGGGTGGTTGTTGAAGCTGAGTTGGCTCGTTGAGCAACAACGGTTGTGGATCAGCCATGAATTAATGTATGTTGTCGAGCGTGTGCGTTACTTGTTCATGTAAATCTGTGTGAGCTCACTGTTGTTGTTGACTGTTGACTGTGtttcctttttctttgtttgttgagGGCGGAGAAGAAAAAGAGGGGACGGCGTAAGaaccttgtccttgtccttggaATGGAACATGCTTTGCAATTTACTGTCTGTGACACCATGGAGCCATTTCATTGGATCCCTTCGGATTCGCCAATTGTCTTACCACCGGCATGACCATTTACAAGAATTCTGACttgtaattaaaattttattttatatgtattttttataatataatcataaaataaaaaacaataactttatctttttatattcacttataataataataaaaaaagagttgttataaaaaaaattagagataaTCAAACCGGTATAGCCAGGGTCCGAGCGACCCGATGATGGCTTAGATCCAACAAACAAAGTAGGGAGGCCTGAAGCCAACGTTATACTCGCAAGTGCCTTCACAAGGGTTTCTTTTGGATATGTAAAGGTAATAATAACATGTACTAAGTCTATGAATATAATAGTTTATTTACTTAACACACTCATTATTTTTACAATCTTTGAATTCTTCGCTCTaagattttttctttattttctcaCAAACTTGAGCGACGAAGTGTCTTCTGCAAATACCCCCTTCCGCACCCTGGTCCAACGACTCCATCATGCACTCCAACCCACTCTAGGTCGTGCTTAGTCGCAACCAAGGAGGACGTCTAAGTCTTACTTTAGGAAGAATAAAAGAGAAATGATATATGTGatgtaatatgaaaaaaaaaagagaaatgacTGGAAAGAGAAAGTAAGTAGAAAtgagataaaagaaaaaaatgtgaatGAAACCAAACCcaatagttaaaaaaaactcatattaTTCTAAAATTGTAAAAACATGCTATTTctatttaagtaaaaaaaaaatactacgtGACATGTTTATTGAATTATAttaaatcattttaattttttttcatcaatATCAATTTGTTTTAGCATTGATAAACAGATCCTACCTTGGTGGTCCatgttttgtttttggtcaaaGGTTAGATTTCCATTGGATAACTGGGTCTAGAAGCCCAAAGCCCAGAAAGGGAGAACAAAGACAAGTAGCAAAGCCCACATCGTGGTGACACATTATGGTCCCGAATGGATGGCATGTGTTGAGATGACTGAAGCGTGTGCCTAACACACGCAAGTACATGTCAAGCGTGACCACGTTAGAAAGTGGACAATCCAGAATTGCTTTGATTTCTCGATTGTGTGTGGAGTGGACTTTATTATGTCATCATTCACTCAAGTCCGAAAAATCTTATATGGCCCAATAATCACACAACACATTACCATCATCCACCTCTCCAATTTACAAACACCATAATAATAatgttataaaataaaataaaaactatattcttgttcaaaataaattaatatccACCTCTTCAGAGCGGATTTAATCGTTGTATAGGAAATTATTAACATTTGCTTTTCAGATTTACCAACCAGCTTTGAAAACTTATCCACATGCCAAGCATCGTGAGAGTTCTTATTAGGCAAAGTCAAAAGTAACAACGGCTCAATGCTATTAAGGAGGCGTCTAACTCTTGAAGTCAAGAGATATTAGTTTGTGCTTGTTGCTTTCAAAAGGTGAGTAATTCGTAAAGAGCCATTATTAAATCATGTTAACCAGAGGAGAATATAGGTACACGTTAGAATCATGAATACTACACACTATAATATCATAATAAAATCCACAACAGCCCATGCTTTTTTAgtagataattttttttggcaAGTTGGAGAGGTAAGGCTTTGAAAGAAACTACATGCCAATAATACACTTTGAGGAGACAACCTCAAAGATATTATGATAAAGCAAATGACAACACTCTACAAGAGGGTGAAACAAAACATGaagttcaaaatgaaaaatatcAGCATTCTTAGCTAAGTAATCAGCCACTAAGTCATCTTTTCTAGGGCTTATAATTTAATCGTCACCCGCACATAAATAGTCATTCTACAATGCTAGAAGCAAGTTCCACATAAGAGCTCACTAAAGTCACACGTGTACTAATCAACTCAACCGTCGAGTGAAGTCACTCCCAATTATAACATGAGAATATTTATTCGGTTGCCTTGATCGCCCACAACTCTGCCAAAAAAGAATTTGAGGTCCCATAGGTGTCCTTAAGCACACCTCCACGTCTCATGAAATTATAACCATGTAATAACTGTTCATAACCAAAGGTCTCCAAAAGAGGATTTGAAAAATGCTAGCAATAAAATTATGTGTCTCACATCCATCTTAGCGGAATTACATAAGTTTCAACCAAATAATGAGTGAGTATTGAAAAAAGAGTGTTAGAGTGAGTGTTATTACTTATTAGCACTCCTTATTGTTTTTTTTGCCTTGTTTCTCCTCTTAGTTAGCTTGCTTGCTTGTTTTGTCCCCATTACAAGCTTCTCTTACTAAGTTGAACGTTAATGGTTATTTTACCTAAATAGCAATTTGATGCGTGTTGTCATGCTAGTGACATTATTTGCAAACCCTCCTATGATTGAGTGGTAGGCTTTTGAagatttatataaaatatatttatttattatttgattAAAATTTCCAAACTAAAGGagaaaaaaattccaaattAAAGGAAGTTGttaaaataaatatcaaattattttgatactaatattttttttccaactaAAACATTGAAAAgccttttaatattttttttgtgtaaGACATGTGTCTTCATTCGGAGACAATCATGTTCGAGCCGGAAACATCAACATCATGGTGAGACTAACTCTCCCCGCGGAAGTTTTTTCCATTCACAAGACTCGAACCCGAGACATTGCTTAAGGAGAATCAAGAATATATCACTTGAACCAACCGTTGGTGCCTTTTAAATAATTTGTTATttatctttcaatttttttatttctgtcaaaataaaattgtgattaaaaatttgaaataaacGGCTCTTGATTTTCATATGtggttataattttaaatttatctgTTTAGggcaatttcaaaaaataaagaaaaaagaagagaaaaaaaaggtaGGGTTAGGCAGGTATTTTTGATTTTAAGGTAAAGGAAAAAATCCAGTTTGTGAAGTCCATTTGTGCATTTGCAGATAGAAGCCTGCCTGCCATGGATAGGCTTCTATCATCTTCTTCACCTCCTTCTCTCAAAACCCTCAACCTCAAGCCTTTTCCATTTCTCAATCGATCTCAATCTGCCAGATTCAATTTCTTCCCATCAACACGTTCTTACCTCAAGCGTGGCACCTCAATTTGTTGCAACCACCAAAACCCTTCTCCATTTACCTCTTCTAGTCCCATTCTCGCATCCAAACAGCCCAATAATCTTCCATCTCTCTCGTCTTCTCCTGATAGGTCCTCACCCGAACCCAATTCTCTCACTCAGATCTCAACTGGAACTGGAACTGGGGCTTCCCAAAAACCAAAGGTATAATAAATAATTGTACTCTCATCAAATATTCAAGCTGAGGAATACCCATATGCTTATTTGAATTAGTGTAAATTAGGCTTGTAGGAAAACATAGCTACTTTTTAATGGGTGAAGTTCACTTTCGATAGTTGTAGTCATTTGTTGAAAagtataacatattttcttagACATGCGCAAGAGTATTATATTTATTGGATCATTTTCAACCACTAACTATAACTTGGAATCTGATTGCTGCCTTTCAGCCGAATTATTCTCAAGTGTGAAGATTCTTCTTTAGAAACTTAACTTCAATACCATGTTtcttatgaatttcatttggcCTTCCGCGACAGGATCGCTGTTGTGAAATTCTGCTATTCGCGGCCAATAGCGGCCTTCCCTTGTATGAGATTTCATTTTTGGGGGTCATCCGCGATTGACTACTATAGTTTTAATCTCTAACCCTGCTTTGGGGCGAGGGAATGTTGTCAGCTTCTTACAGATCTGATATGAAATTTTATTCCTTAACCAATTTGGCAGTTAATTCTATAATTTGGGCATCAAATTATGATCATCAACACGCGTGTTGAGTTATCTTTAAGT
This is a stretch of genomic DNA from Lotus japonicus ecotype B-129 chromosome 1, LjGifu_v1.2. It encodes these proteins:
- the LOC130729070 gene encoding uncharacterized protein LOC130729070, with the translated sequence MADPQPLLLNEPTQLQQPPRIASLDVFRGLSVFLMILVDYGASIFPIISHAPWNGIHLADLVMPFFLFIAGISLSLVYKRRPSRTQVTWKALVKAAKLFILGIALQGGYFHGITSLTYGVDIETIRWLGILQRISIGYIVAALCEIWLPVLRWKESGFFRSYYLHWFLAVILLGIYSALLYGLYVPDWQFHVSASTSLLPPTDGGKVYTVNCSVRGDLGPACNSAGMIDRYILRLDHLYRKPVYRNLKECNISGKGHVPDSSPSWCHAPFDPEGILSSITAAVSCIIGLQYGHVLAHLEDHKGRLNNWLCFSASFLILGLFMALIGIPLNKSLYTVSYMLVTSAGSGFTFIALYVLVDVYGHRCFTSVLEWMGKHSLSIFVLVSSNLAVISIQGFYWRKPENNIEVMSEEAQQHHGKDYVDPPPAPLIDLAEIKLWSFYRALIAEFIATLLFLYVTVATVIGHKKQTGPCDGVGLLGIAWSFGGMIFVLVYCTAGISGGHINPAVTFGLFLARKVSLIRAVLYMVAQCLGAICGVGLVKAFMKHPYNSLGGGANSVAHGYSKGSALGAEIIGTFVLVYTVFSATDPKRSARDSHVPVLAPLPIGFAVFMVHLATIPITGTGINPARSFGAAVIFNNGKVWDDQWIFWVGPFVGALAAAAYHQYILRAAAIKALGSFRSNPTN